ATAATATCCGGATAATTCGGGAAAATGCCAAGGTGCCGGTCATTGTTGATGCCGGCGTGGGAACCGCCTCGGATGCGGCTATAGCGATGGAACTGGGAGTCGACGGCGTGCTGATGAATACCGGAGTCGCGGGAGCGAAAAACCCGGTGCTGATGGCAGAGGCGATGCAGCTGGCGGTTGAGGCGGGCCGAAAGGCCTTCCTTGCCGGTCGAATTCCCCGCAAGCTGTATGCTACCGCCAGCAGTCCGTTGGAGGGCGTCATTGCCGGTTAACTTCAATCTCTATCTTATAACCGATCGCCGCCAGTGCGCGGGCGACGACCTTGCGGCCTGTATTGAGCAGGCCCTGCGCGGAGGCGTTGGCGCGGTCCAGTTGCGGGAAAAGGACCTTCCCACACGCGACCGATATGAGCTCGCTCTGAAGTTGCGTTCCGTTACCCGCGCGAGCGGGGCCTTGCTGTTAATAAATGGCGACGCAGCACTCGCACGTGCGGTCGGCGCCGACGGACTACATCTCCCGCAAGACGGGCTGCCGGCGAACGTATGCCGGCGGATCGTCGACCCGCATATGCTGATCGGCGTCTCGACTCACACGCTGAATGAGGCGAAGGATGCTGAAGCAAGGGGCGCCGATTTCATAACGTTCGGTCCCGTTTTTCAGACGCCATCGAAGGCGCAGTATGGCTCTCCCGTTGGTCTTGAGGCGCTTCAGACGGCTTGTCGGACAGTGACTGTGCCGGTTTTTGGTCTCGGAGGGATTTCCGCTGCGCGAGCGGAGACAGTTGCTACGGCGGGAGCGGCGGGCATCGGCGTCATCTCTGCGATTCTCGCGGCTCCTGATAGAGAGGGCGCCGCGAGGGAAATAGCGCGCGCCTGGAGAAAGGCGCTGGCACGGTCGGACGAAACCATGACGAAAGGTTGATTCACATGAACCAGGTTCTGCAGGCAAGACAGGGCATCGTGACGCCCGAGATGGAAAAGGCGGCAACCGACGAACGGCAGTCGCGAGAGTATATCCGCGATGGGATTGCCGACGGCAGCATCATCATCACCAGAAACCGGAAGCATACGAATGCGAACGTTCTGGCCATCGGCAAGAACCTCAGAACGAAGGTGAACGCCAATATCGGCACTTCCGGCGATAAGGCTGACGTCGAAGAAGACTTGCGCAAATTGGAGGTGGCGATCGAGGCGGGCGCGGATACCGTAATGGATCTCAGCGTTGGCGGAATGGTGAACGAAGTCCTCAAGGAAGTGCTGGCGCGTTCATCAATACCTGTCGGAACGGTCCCAATCTATCAGGCCGCCCTGCAGGCGCCCCTCCGAAAGAAATCCTTTGTCGAACTCGAACCCGATGAAATATTCGAGACAATCGAAGAGCACGCACGGCTCGGGGTGGATTTCGTGACCGTTCATTGCACCGTGACGCAGGAATCGGTGGCCCGCTTGCGAAAACACCGGCGTATTCTGGATATCGTCAGCCGTGGAGGCGCGCTGATGCTGGAATGGATGG
This genomic stretch from Candidatus Abyssobacteria bacterium SURF_5 harbors:
- the thiE gene encoding thiamine phosphate synthase — translated: MLPPAVRWRASLPVNFNLYLITDRRQCAGDDLAACIEQALRGGVGAVQLREKDLPTRDRYELALKLRSVTRASGALLLINGDAALARAVGADGLHLPQDGLPANVCRRIVDPHMLIGVSTHTLNEAKDAEARGADFITFGPVFQTPSKAQYGSPVGLEALQTACRTVTVPVFGLGGISAARAETVATAGAAGIGVISAILAAPDREGAAREIARAWRKALARSDETMTKG